The following proteins are co-located in the Lepisosteus oculatus isolate fLepOcu1 chromosome 9, fLepOcu1.hap2, whole genome shotgun sequence genome:
- the atp5pd gene encoding ATP synthase subunit d, mitochondrial yields MSGRRVALKAIDWMAFAERVPPNQKAMFNALKTRSDAIAARLASLPEKPAVIDWNYYKTAVAKAGMVDEFEKKFSALKVPEPVDTQNSKIDAQEQESNKIAALYIEASKARVEQYEKELEKFKNMIPFDQMTIEDLNETFPETKLDKEKYPYWPHKPIADL; encoded by the exons ATGTCTGGGCGCCGGGTTGCACTAAAGGCCATAGACTGGATGGCGTTTGCTGAGAGGGTTCCTCCCAATCAGAAGGCGATGTTTAATGCGCTGAAGACCCGCAGTGATGCCATTGCAGCcag GCTAGCCTCTCTGCCCGAGAAGCCTGCAGTCATTGACTGGAATTACTACAAGACAGCAGTGGCCAAGGCAGGGATGGTGgatgagtttgaaaagaag TTTTCTGCCCTCAAGGTCCCGGAGCCAGTAGATACTCAGAACTCCAAGATTGATGCCCAGGAGCAGGAGTCT aataaaattgcTGCTCTCTACATTGAAGCCTCCAAAGCTCGTGTTGAGCAGTATGAGAAAGAG CTGGAGAAGTTCAAGAACATGATTCCCTTCGACCAGATGACTATCGAAGACCTAAATGAGACCTTCCCAGAAACTAAGCTGGATAAGGAGAAATATCCCTACTGGCCACACAAACCAATTGCCGACTTGTAG
- the kctd2 gene encoding BTB/POZ domain-containing protein KCTD2, with protein MAELHIVESGTGTIEHTEPREIRNTVRLSSPTLMIPARSGLSSPGVSTRSSFGFPFKSNPSSPEKPGSKWVRLNVGGTYFVTTKQTLCREPKSFLSRLCQEDPDLDSDKDETGAYLIDRDPTYFGPILNYLRHGKLIINKDLAEEGVLEEAEFYNIASLVRLVKERIRDNENRTSQGPVKHVYRVLQCQEEELTQMVSTMSDGWKFEQLISIGSSYNYGNEDQAEFLCVVSRELNNSTNGIVIEPSEKAKILQERGSRM; from the exons ATGGCAGAACTGCACATTGTGGAGTCTGGAACTGGTACTATAGAGCACACGGAACCGAGAGAGATCCGCAACACCGTCCGGCTTTCTTCCCCGACTCTCATGATCCCCGCACGGAGCGGTCTGTCAAGTCCAGGAGTTTCGACCCGGTCCAGTTTCGGCTTTCCATTCAAAAGCAACCCGAGCTCTCCCGAAAAGCCCGGGTCCAAGTGGGTTCGTCTAAACGTTGGCGGCACCTACTTCGTCACCACCAAACAGACTTTATGCAGAGAGCCCAAATCGTTTCTTTCCCGCTTGTGCCAGGAGGACCCAGATCTCGACTCTGACAAG GATGAGACAGGTGCCTATCTGATCGACAGAGACCCCACCTATTTTGGACCAATCCTGAATTACCTGCGGCATGGCAAGCTGATCATCAACAAAGACCTGGCAGAAGAAG GGGTCTTAGAGGAAGCTGAGTTCTATAACATTGCTTCACTGGTGCGACTGGTCAAGGAGAGAATACGAGACAACGAGAACCGCACATCACAG GGTCCAGTGAAGCATGTGTATCGGGTGCTGCAGTGCCAGGAAGAGGAACTCACTCAAATGGTCTCCACCATGTCTGACGGGTGGAAGTTTGAGCAG CTCATTAGTATTGGATCTTCCTATAACTATGGTAATGAGGACCAGGCAGAGTTCCTGTGTGTAGTCTCTCGAGAGCTCAATAACTCCACCAATGGCATTGTCATTGAGCCCAGCGAGAAAGCCAAG atactTCAGGAACGAGGATCCAGAATGTGA